The proteins below come from a single Deltaproteobacteria bacterium genomic window:
- a CDS encoding NUDIX hydrolase has protein sequence MAKPCGCGVQKWQRLSQRTVWSCHYFEVSHETYRLPRGGDGDYHYVKLADSVFVVPVLDDGRLALVRQHRYLYQRASVEFPGGGIRGGASALEAAQAELREEAGFAAESWEPIGRYAPCNGITTETCHLFVARGLTEVGAAPEETEEMELVLLAPDELRRAIAKGQVWDGMTVAAFGLYRAWLEER, from the coding sequence ATGGCCAAGCCTTGCGGTTGCGGTGTGCAGAAGTGGCAGCGCCTCTCCCAGCGTACCGTCTGGTCTTGCCACTACTTCGAGGTGAGCCACGAAACCTATCGCCTGCCGCGCGGGGGCGACGGGGACTATCACTACGTCAAGCTGGCGGACTCGGTCTTCGTGGTGCCCGTGCTCGACGACGGGCGGCTCGCGCTGGTGCGGCAGCATCGCTACCTCTACCAGCGGGCGAGCGTGGAGTTTCCGGGGGGCGGGATTCGCGGCGGCGCGTCGGCCCTCGAGGCGGCGCAGGCCGAGCTGCGCGAGGAGGCGGGCTTCGCGGCCGAGAGCTGGGAGCCGATCGGGCGCTACGCGCCGTGCAACGGCATCACCACCGAGACCTGCCATCTCTTCGTGGCGCGCGGGCTCACGGAGGTGGGTGCGGCCCCCGAGGAGACGGAGGAGATGGAGCTCGTGCTGCTCGCTCCCGACGAGCTCCGGCGGGCGATTGCGAAGGGGCAGGTCTGGGACGGGATGACCGTGGCGGCCTTCGGACTCTATCGCGCGTGGCTCGAGGAGCGCTGA
- a CDS encoding endonuclease/exonuclease/phosphatase family protein encodes MRNRAIWFVAAALGAAGIGAGGCKSDNGTPVQDIGAVVADSGVTGDGGGKVDTAAAPTSLTVVTYNTGLAHGAVAAAPARQPQIVAALKEVKADLICLQEVWKDDDAQALTDGLKTQYPFSFREKTEDTSTAQVRCGDLGAVLALKTCVDTDCTPKGISASQCVESTCKTPYDKLDDGCKRCLAANTDNPTSCAIGGAKEFTYGGRNGLLLLSRTALKDAKYTPLDAILIKRGVITATVADRTIQCTHLSADLGVVPYPKDRPYKTWLEELAGEIQTLSKTAGMGCTILLGDLNCGPAKNGLTGEGEDTFNALDTAGYHNLWRTPVCTWCKDNPLGGGADKLIDHVLFKTCPAGDAVTYTRILDQEITVQESGQPLKTRLSDHYGVKAEIKLAK; translated from the coding sequence ATGCGCAATCGAGCGATCTGGTTCGTGGCGGCAGCGCTGGGCGCGGCGGGCATCGGCGCCGGCGGGTGCAAGAGCGACAACGGGACCCCGGTCCAGGACATTGGCGCCGTGGTGGCGGACAGCGGCGTGACGGGCGACGGCGGCGGTAAGGTGGACACCGCGGCCGCCCCGACGAGCCTGACCGTCGTGACCTACAACACCGGGCTCGCGCACGGGGCCGTGGCGGCGGCGCCCGCCCGCCAGCCGCAGATCGTCGCCGCGCTGAAGGAGGTGAAGGCGGATCTCATCTGCCTGCAGGAGGTCTGGAAGGACGACGACGCGCAGGCCCTGACCGACGGGCTGAAGACGCAGTACCCCTTCTCCTTCCGCGAGAAGACCGAGGACACCTCGACCGCGCAGGTGCGCTGCGGGGACCTCGGTGCGGTGCTCGCGCTCAAGACCTGCGTGGACACTGACTGCACGCCGAAGGGGATCTCGGCCAGCCAGTGCGTGGAGAGCACCTGCAAGACCCCCTACGACAAGCTGGACGACGGCTGCAAGCGCTGCCTCGCCGCCAACACCGACAACCCGACGAGCTGCGCCATCGGCGGCGCCAAGGAGTTCACCTACGGCGGCCGCAACGGGCTGCTCCTGCTCAGCCGCACGGCGCTGAAGGACGCGAAGTACACCCCTCTGGATGCCATCCTCATCAAGCGCGGCGTGATCACCGCCACCGTGGCCGATCGGACGATCCAGTGCACGCACCTCTCGGCCGACCTGGGCGTGGTGCCCTATCCCAAGGACCGACCCTACAAGACCTGGCTCGAGGAGCTGGCGGGCGAGATCCAGACGCTCTCCAAGACCGCGGGCATGGGCTGCACCATCCTCCTCGGCGACCTGAACTGCGGGCCCGCCAAAAACGGCCTCACGGGCGAGGGCGAGGACACCTTCAACGCCCTGGACACGGCGGGCTACCACAACCTCTGGCGCACCCCCGTCTGCACCTGGTGCAAGGACAACCCCCTCGGCGGCGGCGCGGACAAGCTGATCGACCACGTGCTCTTCAAGACCTGCCCGGCCGGCGACGCCGTGACCTACACGCGCATCCTGGACCAGGAGATCACCGTGCAGGAGAGCGGCCAGCCGCTGAAGACGCGGCTCAGCGACCACTACGGCGTGAAGGCGGAGATCAAGCTCGCGAAGTGA
- a CDS encoding APC family permease translates to MADLRRVLSAPSVALVGAGYAFATLSIVADVQVASLMPGATGWMAVVVAGLVCLLASSSFAELSAMFPSSAGVRLYLQKAFGDRFATAMSSAYIFTVIAASGAEAYVFGSVFEALIPRGPPVWVYMVAAFAVVGVINYRGIELSAGFQNALSLIMFVFLLGVSVAALVQFGGRLENWTNPFATGATAEGLISAVAVAIFLYAGFEWVTALAEEAEDPRVIPRGMAGSVVLLGVVYGLLNLALVSAVPKEVLSGAKPWLDGVNYGARPHVVFVKVVFGPYETLGLVAAGALSFLASMTSFNAGILTTSRFLYAMSRDRTMPRVLSRIHPEYFTPAVAVVTLTMVALVSSMLLLLFGGFNAFTFAVAGSEALMLGLVAVCVMRLRRKEPAAERAYRVPLHPVSTLAIALIFAFLFVTVFLTPQPEARVGLAIYVAIVLFFVGYTLGVVPRLKQTASKASEARTRTS, encoded by the coding sequence ATGGCCGACCTGCGCCGCGTCCTGAGCGCCCCGAGCGTCGCGCTCGTCGGGGCGGGTTATGCCTTCGCCACGCTGTCGATCGTCGCCGACGTGCAGGTGGCCTCGCTGATGCCCGGGGCCACCGGCTGGATGGCCGTGGTGGTGGCGGGACTGGTCTGCCTGCTCGCCTCCTCGAGCTTCGCCGAGCTCTCGGCCATGTTTCCCTCCTCGGCGGGCGTGCGGCTCTACCTGCAGAAGGCCTTCGGCGACCGCTTCGCGACGGCCATGTCGTCGGCCTACATCTTCACCGTGATCGCCGCGTCGGGGGCCGAGGCCTACGTCTTCGGCAGCGTGTTCGAGGCGCTCATCCCGCGCGGGCCCCCGGTGTGGGTCTACATGGTGGCGGCCTTCGCCGTGGTGGGCGTGATCAACTACCGCGGCATCGAATTATCCGCCGGGTTCCAGAACGCTCTTTCGCTTATCATGTTCGTCTTCCTCCTCGGGGTGAGCGTCGCGGCGCTGGTCCAGTTCGGCGGGCGGCTCGAGAACTGGACCAACCCCTTCGCCACCGGGGCGACCGCGGAGGGGCTGATCTCGGCCGTGGCGGTGGCCATCTTTCTCTACGCCGGCTTCGAGTGGGTCACCGCGCTCGCCGAGGAGGCCGAGGACCCACGCGTGATCCCGCGGGGGATGGCCGGCTCGGTGGTGCTCCTCGGCGTGGTCTACGGGCTGCTCAACCTGGCCCTCGTCTCCGCCGTGCCGAAGGAGGTGCTGAGCGGCGCCAAGCCCTGGCTCGACGGGGTGAACTACGGCGCGCGGCCGCACGTGGTCTTCGTCAAGGTGGTCTTCGGCCCCTACGAGACGCTCGGCCTCGTCGCCGCCGGGGCGCTGAGTTTTCTGGCCTCGATGACCTCCTTCAACGCGGGGATCCTCACCACCTCGCGCTTCCTCTACGCCATGAGCCGCGACCGCACCATGCCGCGCGTGCTGAGCCGCATCCACCCGGAGTACTTCACGCCGGCGGTGGCCGTGGTGACCTTGACCATGGTCGCGCTCGTCAGCTCGATGCTCTTGCTTCTCTTCGGCGGGTTCAACGCCTTCACCTTCGCCGTGGCGGGGAGCGAGGCGCTGATGCTCGGTCTCGTGGCCGTCTGCGTGATGCGGCTCCGGCGCAAGGAGCCGGCGGCCGAGCGGGCCTACCGCGTCCCCCTGCACCCGGTCAGTACCCTGGCCATCGCGCTCATCTTCGCCTTCCTCTTCGTGACGGTCTTTCTCACGCCGCAGCCCGAGGCCCGCGTCGGCCTCGCGATCTACGTCGCGATCGTGCTCTTCTTCGTGGGCTATACGCTCGGAGTGGTGCCGCGGCTCAAGCAAACCGCGTCGAAGGCCTCCGAGGCGAGAACGCGGACGTCCTGA
- a CDS encoding SCP2 sterol-binding domain-containing protein, with product MPTAAELLQAANEFREKMNGHPKVRKLLKRWSPTLHFTASDDAAAKLSLRIDGGEAGPAVEGHQGSCDLEVLGTAQDLGDMFRGRINPTQKYLNGEIRVKGHQADIIKLDAITMIIWPEE from the coding sequence ATGCCCACCGCCGCCGAGCTGCTCCAGGCTGCCAACGAGTTTCGCGAGAAGATGAACGGGCACCCGAAGGTCCGGAAGCTCCTCAAGCGCTGGAGCCCCACGCTCCACTTCACGGCCTCCGACGACGCCGCGGCCAAGCTGAGCCTGCGCATCGACGGGGGCGAGGCCGGGCCGGCGGTGGAGGGCCACCAGGGGAGCTGCGACCTGGAGGTGCTCGGCACCGCGCAGGACCTCGGGGACATGTTCCGGGGCCGGATCAACCCGACGCAGAAGTACCTGAACGGCGAGATCCGCGTGAAGGGGCACCAGGCCGACATCATCAAGCTGGATGCGATCACGATGATCATCTGGCCCGAGGAGTAG
- a CDS encoding pyridoxal phosphate-dependent aminotransferase: MRRTVAHRVEGMVLSDIRRMTRECERVGGINLGQGICDLPTPPLVRDGAIAAIQQNRSTYSFAEGTLELRQAIASKLERHNGLVADPLTEIVVTVGASGAYAAAVNGLLDPGDGILLFEPYYGYHLNAALVAGLEPQFLPLAPPDFALDEAALRAALRPNTRAMVLCTPSNPSGKMFSRAELEVIARVAEEHDLLVLTDEVYEYIRYDGRPHISPATVGSLRERTVTLMGVSKTFSITGWRLGYAVAPEALARAINLVHDVYYICAPTPLQHGAAAGFALPESYFTGLATDYRDKRDLLCEALDAAGLRPIVPQGAYYVLADIAHLGHATAKDAAMELLERSKVAAIPGSCFYRGAVGEGLLRFCFAKELEPLREACRRLRALRA, from the coding sequence ATGCGTCGCACCGTAGCGCACCGAGTGGAGGGGATGGTCCTTTCGGACATCCGTCGCATGACGCGCGAATGCGAGCGCGTGGGCGGGATCAACCTGGGTCAGGGGATCTGCGACCTGCCCACCCCGCCCCTCGTGCGGGATGGTGCCATCGCGGCGATCCAGCAGAACCGCAGCACCTACTCCTTCGCCGAGGGGACGCTCGAGCTGCGCCAGGCCATCGCGAGCAAGCTCGAGCGGCACAACGGCCTCGTAGCCGACCCGCTCACCGAGATCGTCGTGACCGTCGGCGCGAGCGGAGCCTACGCCGCCGCGGTGAACGGCCTGCTCGACCCCGGAGACGGCATTCTGCTCTTCGAGCCCTACTACGGCTATCACCTGAACGCGGCGCTCGTGGCGGGGCTAGAGCCGCAGTTCTTGCCCCTCGCCCCGCCGGACTTCGCGCTCGACGAGGCGGCGCTCCGGGCCGCCCTCCGCCCGAACACGCGGGCCATGGTGCTCTGTACCCCCTCGAATCCGTCGGGCAAGATGTTCAGCCGCGCCGAGCTCGAGGTGATCGCGCGCGTGGCCGAGGAGCACGACCTGCTCGTCCTCACCGACGAGGTCTACGAGTACATCCGCTACGACGGTCGCCCCCACATCTCGCCCGCCACCGTGGGCAGCCTGCGCGAACGCACGGTCACGCTGATGGGAGTCTCCAAGACCTTCAGCATCACAGGCTGGCGGCTCGGCTACGCGGTGGCCCCGGAGGCCCTCGCGCGGGCCATCAATCTCGTACACGACGTCTATTACATCTGCGCCCCCACGCCGCTCCAGCACGGGGCGGCGGCCGGCTTCGCGCTGCCCGAGAGCTACTTTACCGGCCTAGCCACCGACTACCGCGACAAGCGCGACCTGCTCTGCGAGGCGCTGGACGCGGCGGGGCTCCGGCCGATCGTGCCGCAGGGGGCCTACTACGTGCTGGCGGACATCGCGCACCTGGGCCACGCGACCGCCAAGGACGCCGCGATGGAGCTCCTCGAGCGCTCGAAGGTGGCGGCCATCCCGGGGAGCTGCTTCTACCGCGGGGCCGTCGGCGAGGGGCTCCTCCGCTTCTGCTTCGCGAAGGAGCTGGAGCCGCTCCGCGAGGCCTGCCGCCGCCTGCGCGCCCTCCGAGCGTAA
- a CDS encoding TIGR02266 family protein, translating into MTDERKEVPEMPPVLHTQRGRERRLSHRLPVDLAVGYRFDNALLFTVLGDLSDTGTFVRTRLPERVGTRLELEFCLPGEAQPVLTRGEVVWSKPFPPGAKGITNPGMGVRFTQLDQVTRAKLQSLIHQRA; encoded by the coding sequence ATGACCGACGAGCGCAAGGAGGTTCCCGAGATGCCGCCCGTCCTGCACACCCAGCGTGGCCGCGAGCGACGCCTGTCCCACCGCCTGCCGGTAGACCTGGCCGTCGGTTATCGCTTCGACAACGCCCTGCTCTTCACCGTCCTCGGAGACCTGAGCGACACGGGCACCTTCGTGCGCACGCGCTTGCCCGAGCGGGTGGGAACACGCCTCGAGCTGGAATTCTGCTTGCCGGGCGAGGCGCAGCCGGTGCTGACCCGCGGCGAGGTCGTCTGGTCCAAGCCCTTCCCGCCGGGGGCCAAGGGGATCACCAACCCGGGGATGGGCGTCCGCTTCACGCAGCTCGATCAGGTCACCCGCGCCAAGCTCCAGTCGCTGATCCATCAGCGCGCGTAG
- a CDS encoding glycosyltransferase, producing the protein MDTAIVALLVGAGLTSCFWLVANLTCVRVARRLRALSDGRVPEPEAWPRLTVVVPACNEAAVLEPALATLLAQDYPDLELLLVNDRSTDGTDRVVEELAARDPRVRAVHVRALPAGWLGKVHACHVGLGEASGAFVLFTDADVHYAPGVLRRAVSLAVARKLDQLSLMPRFVSPTFWLRVAVNAFAALFMVQVRPERVEDPRRPDYCGVGAFNLVRRTALDPAEGLGWLRLEVADDVGLGLLVKRRGGRCEVRAAPVELAVEWYSSLGAMFRGLEKNMFSVIGRFSVVLIAARMLMMLVAIVGPFLALGLPALGLSGALAQHVPRSALLAVGAAGLLAWGSVPLVSAAMRARFGTPFGPGLLGPLGLFLLLLMVARSTWACVRRGAILWRGTAYPLRELAAHQRVKK; encoded by the coding sequence ATGGATACGGCAATCGTGGCCCTGCTGGTCGGCGCGGGCCTCACGAGCTGCTTCTGGCTCGTGGCGAACCTCACGTGCGTGCGGGTCGCTCGCCGTTTGCGCGCGCTCTCCGACGGAAGGGTGCCCGAGCCCGAGGCCTGGCCGCGGCTCACGGTCGTGGTGCCGGCGTGCAACGAGGCGGCCGTGCTCGAACCGGCGCTCGCCACGCTCCTCGCGCAGGACTACCCGGACCTCGAGCTCCTGCTCGTGAACGACCGCTCGACCGATGGAACCGATCGGGTCGTGGAGGAGCTCGCGGCCAGGGACCCGCGCGTGCGGGCCGTCCACGTGCGCGCGCTGCCCGCCGGCTGGCTCGGTAAGGTGCACGCCTGTCACGTGGGCCTCGGCGAGGCCAGTGGAGCGTTCGTCCTCTTCACCGACGCCGACGTGCACTACGCGCCCGGGGTCCTGCGCCGCGCCGTCTCCCTGGCCGTGGCGCGCAAGCTGGACCAGCTCTCCCTGATGCCTCGGTTCGTGAGCCCCACCTTCTGGCTGCGCGTGGCCGTCAACGCCTTCGCCGCGCTCTTCATGGTCCAGGTGCGCCCCGAGCGTGTCGAAGATCCGCGCCGCCCAGACTACTGCGGGGTGGGCGCGTTCAACCTCGTGCGCCGCACCGCGCTCGACCCGGCGGAGGGACTGGGCTGGCTCCGCCTCGAGGTGGCCGACGACGTGGGCCTCGGCCTGCTGGTCAAGCGTCGCGGGGGGCGTTGCGAGGTGCGCGCGGCACCTGTCGAGCTGGCGGTCGAATGGTACAGCTCGCTCGGGGCCATGTTCCGCGGCCTCGAGAAGAACATGTTCTCCGTGATAGGGCGCTTCAGCGTGGTGCTCATCGCGGCGCGCATGCTCATGATGCTGGTTGCGATCGTGGGGCCCTTTCTGGCGCTCGGCCTGCCCGCGCTGGGGCTCTCGGGCGCGCTCGCGCAGCACGTTCCGCGCTCGGCGCTCCTCGCGGTGGGCGCCGCGGGCCTGCTCGCCTGGGGTTCGGTGCCCCTCGTCTCCGCGGCCATGCGCGCGCGCTTCGGCACCCCCTTTGGCCCCGGTCTCCTTGGGCCGCTCGGACTCTTCTTGCTGCTGCTGATGGTGGCGCGCTCCACCTGGGCCTGCGTGCGCCGCGGGGCGATCCTCTGGCGCGGCACGGCCTACCCGCTGCGCGAGCTGGCTGCGCACCAGCGGGTGAAGAAGTAG
- a CDS encoding aspartate aminotransferase family protein, with protein sequence MSAPPSPEKKELTRRYAHHFTPMRVRTMQHVGLDLFEEERWGCYAKDLDGRVFLDALAVGGVFNLGRRHPEIVAALREALETLDIGNNFLMSRERLKLAEKLAATTPGDVNCAVFGVSGSEAVDLAIKIARGYTSRPRVISAEECYHGCTGFAISAIGNPDYRAPFEPLVPGFSRVPYGDIDALAATMDGEVAAVILEPLIAEAGLLQAPAGYFAKVRELCDRHEALLIVDEVVSGLGRTGTFWGIEQHPGVVPDLMVSAKGLSAGMYPISATLFSETVADFFLTYPFSHYSSFGGPDLGCVVASKMIDIVNQPAFLAAVRAKGERLGAGYQALHDKYPAQVRGYGQVGMATALRFSDPDAGYRMNHYLALEGVFAILATNDPSSIRLYPPLVMEEPEIDQLLAALDRALARLAHTSA encoded by the coding sequence ATGAGCGCCCCGCCATCGCCCGAGAAGAAAGAGCTCACGCGACGCTACGCGCACCACTTCACGCCGATGCGCGTGCGCACCATGCAGCACGTGGGGCTCGACCTGTTCGAGGAGGAGCGCTGGGGCTGCTACGCCAAGGACCTCGACGGGCGCGTCTTCCTCGACGCGCTCGCCGTGGGAGGGGTCTTCAACCTGGGCCGCCGGCACCCGGAGATCGTGGCCGCGCTGCGCGAGGCGCTCGAGACGCTCGACATCGGCAACAACTTCCTCATGTCGCGGGAGCGGCTGAAGCTGGCCGAAAAGCTGGCCGCCACCACGCCCGGGGACGTGAACTGCGCCGTCTTCGGGGTGAGCGGCTCGGAGGCCGTGGACCTGGCGATCAAGATCGCCCGCGGCTACACGAGTCGACCGCGCGTCATCTCGGCCGAGGAGTGCTACCACGGCTGCACGGGCTTCGCGATCTCGGCCATCGGCAACCCCGACTACCGGGCGCCGTTCGAGCCGCTCGTGCCGGGCTTCTCGCGCGTCCCCTACGGAGACATCGACGCGCTCGCTGCCACGATGGACGGCGAGGTGGCCGCGGTGATCCTCGAGCCGCTGATCGCCGAGGCGGGGCTCCTGCAGGCCCCGGCCGGCTACTTCGCCAAGGTGCGCGAGCTCTGCGACCGGCACGAGGCGCTGCTGATCGTGGACGAGGTGGTCTCGGGCCTGGGCCGGACGGGCACCTTCTGGGGGATCGAGCAGCACCCCGGCGTGGTGCCGGACCTGATGGTCTCGGCCAAGGGGCTCTCCGCCGGGATGTATCCCATCTCGGCCACGCTCTTCTCCGAGACGGTGGCGGACTTCTTCCTGACCTATCCCTTCAGCCACTACTCGAGCTTCGGCGGGCCCGACCTGGGCTGCGTGGTGGCCTCGAAGATGATCGATATCGTGAACCAGCCCGCCTTCCTCGCCGCCGTGCGCGCGAAGGGGGAGCGCCTCGGGGCCGGCTACCAGGCGCTCCACGACAAGTATCCCGCGCAGGTGCGGGGCTACGGGCAGGTGGGCATGGCCACCGCGCTCCGCTTCTCCGATCCCGACGCCGGTTACCGCATGAACCACTACCTGGCGCTGGAGGGCGTCTTCGCCATCCTGGCCACCAACGACCCGTCCTCGATCCGGCTCTATCCGCCGCTCGTCATGGAGGAGCCCGAGATCGACCAACTGCTCGCCGCGCTGGACCGGGCTCTGGCCCGCCTCGCGCACACGAGCGCCTAG